The Ostrea edulis chromosome 1, xbOstEdul1.1, whole genome shotgun sequence genomic sequence ACTACATTTAGATCCGTCCATGGTTTATTTTCCTGATTCTAACTTCCTttctgtgttttttttttcttttcaaaactaTAATTGGACACAGAAAGAATGAACTGTCGTGTGTTTATGTGTGCTTAAAATTGTTGTGTAAATTCCTTTTAGGAATTATAAGTTTtgtcactgttcattatcttcacctttcactatgCACATTTATTAAACACAAATACAAACTTCAGAGAATCTGAATATGAGATAGCTAATCTGCAAGCGAAATGTTTTAAGACTGATTGTCAGTACATGGGAAAATATACATTCTGCTGTTTCCCATCCAATCGGTTTTGCGTCTGAGCATAGTTTCTAAATCTAAAATCTCCGCTTTGTGGATGTCAAATTAACTCTGAATACTTACTCTTCGTCGCATTTACAGTGTAACACTGCATGGAAGCGGTAGTTGAAGTAGTGGAACTTTTTGGTGAAGGGCTCAATGATGAGGGGACAGAAGTCATGGTCCCTGCAGCAGACGTCCAGTTCATTATCGTCGCCCAGCTCCTCGTACTCAGTCGCTAACTGTCCCCTCCCACACCACTTTGTACCGGGGTACATCAGAAAGCTGGCGAACAGGGAGGACCGTTTTGTGCGTCCACTTCGTTTTATCCATCCCTTGGGGATCCGAGAAGAATCGTCAATTTTCACCGGAATGTTTTCTTCCTTTGGAAGACGATGAGCTCGTTTGATTTTGTTTGCGATTCGGTGGCAAACTTTAGTGTCatgtctaattttaattagatttctGAACTGCTTCAAAAACTTCCTTCTTCGAAAAAATTGAAGAGCACTTGCGTTTGTGGGATCTGCCGTGGAATTATACACAGAAAACACGTTGCCTTCCTCTTTTCggtaataaattttaaagtcgTTGGCAAAATCTTGCACAAACTGTAAAATGGTACTGTTGTTGACGCTGAAATCACAGTCTTTCACAACACCATTTTGGGAGACCGTCTGTATTAATTTGGTTCCATCCGTAATTTGATGCAATTTTGTTTCATAGATGGAGTTTAGAAAGGCCGTGGTCTCCAGCATCAGGATACCTTTGAACGCAATCCGAAGCTGTCGGTCATGTCTTGTGCTGTTGTATTGTACACTCACAAATTTTTTGTTCACACCGCTATTGATTACCGACCATTTCCGGCCATCAGAATATTGTATCGAACACAGAAATCCAAAACACAGTGCCAAAACTCTTTCCCAGAAATCTTTAAATTTCATAGTCGTTCATTGTAcggaaaataaaaattttcttcGAAATTTATTAAATTGTAATTGCTTCATTTAAACGTCCGATTTACACGCGGAAAAAACAAGGGGGAGACTGGGGAACAGTTAGCTAGATGTCCTGTCTTATAAGCGCTTTCCACGACTGACTTACTTTCAACAAAAGTTCCGTCTCACGCCACGATCGGCTGCTCTCAACGATAGCGGTCTCTTTTAGTTCCCAGCCCCCGACAGTAAAATGACTAAATATTAAATT encodes the following:
- the LOC125664091 gene encoding uncharacterized protein LOC125664091 is translated as MKFKDFWERVLALCFGFLCSIQYSDGRKWSVINSGVNKKFVSVQYNSTRHDRQLRIAFKGILMLETTAFLNSIYETKLHQITDGTKLIQTVSQNGVVKDCDFSVNNSTILQFVQDFANDFKIYYRKEEGNVFSVYNSTADPTNASALQFFRRRKFLKQFRNLIKIRHDTKVCHRIANKIKRAHRLPKEENIPVKIDDSSRIPKGWIKRSGRTKRSSLFASFLMYPGTKWCGRGQLATEYEELGDDNELDVCCRDHDFCPLIIEPFTKKFHYFNYRFHAVLHCKCDEEFRNCLQQSLSPNANFLGKIYFNIMGSKCFVLKEKPVCKAYTWYGSCAGYKMDTVAQIKTQRYFTFV